The following are encoded in a window of Sminthopsis crassicaudata isolate SCR6 chromosome 5, ASM4859323v1, whole genome shotgun sequence genomic DNA:
- the FAM180A gene encoding protein FAM180A → MCWKTLMLLLLYYNAQATLARRWSRAVLFPSAHRSKRSSSGPVNPVLQNSLEEVELLYEFLLAELEISQDLRISIKDEELSSLRKASDFNIICNEVIPKSIPDIRRLSAHLSERIGVLKREDFERTVLTLAYTAYRTALAQGFQKDIWAQSLLSLFQALRHDLVRSSGSKPSP, encoded by the exons ATGTGTTGGAAGACCTTAATGCTTCTGCTGCTATATTACAATGCTCAGGCTACCCTGGCCCGCAGATGGAGCAGAG ctGTGCTCTTCCCTTCGGCTCATCGGTCAAAGAGATCATCTTCAGGTCCGGTAAATCCTGTGCTGCAGAACTCCCTAGAGGAAGTGGAGCTGCTCTATGAG TTTCTTCTGGCTGAACTTGAGATCAGCCAAGACCTGAGGATCTCCATCAAAGATGAGGAACTCTCCTCCTTGCGGAAGGCCTCTGATTTCAACATCATCTGCAATGAAGTCATCCCTAAGAGCATCCCAGACATCCGCCGGCTGAGTGCCCACCTCTCGGAGCGGATCGGAGTCCTCAAGAGAGAAGACTTTGAACGGACAGTCCTAACCCTGGCCTACACGGCCTATAGAACAGCCCTGGCCCAAGGGTTCCAGAAAGACATATGGGCCCAGTCTCTCCTTAGCCTCTTCCAAGCCCTGAGACACGACTTGGTGAGGTCTTCTGGTTCCAAGCCCTCTCCATGA